The sequence below is a genomic window from Sneathiella marina.
TGTGTATCTCCATCGCTGTTAAACAGTAATGGAGAGAAGGATATGCGTGGGGTTAAGCCATGAAAATACAAAATAATATTATGGTTGGATTTATTATTATGGTTTTTTTTAAGCTATTGTTTTTAAAGATTTTCATCACTATTTCCACGGGAATAGACGACACTCCCAATAAAATTATGAGATTTCTTTAGACGCTCTCTTCATGACATTGTAGCGGTCGCGAATTGCATTTTCTACAGCTCCCGTGCTGCTGGGTGCATATTTTGGATGTTCTTTTTTTACCCACTTGTGCAAGATATCCGCTTGTTCCTTTATTGTTTCTTTCAACTCTCCGGCATCATAAATTCGCTCTAGCTCCCTCATGTAGTGATGTTTGGTGTTTGGCTTACCTGGTAGGCCGCTTTTGTAAAGTTCGTCGCTATCGCTTATTTCTGAATTATTGGAATTATCCGTGACCATTTGACCTGCAGCTTTGTCACCAGATAGCCTTCTTACCAATTCACTTCGTAAATTCTCAATTTCGGACTTGAAAAAAATTATCTCCGTAAACGCCCCTTCATCGTTATCAATGGTTAGTTCCAGTGGCTCCAATCCAAGCGCTTTTCGTGCTGCGGGGTCTGGGTCTGTCGCGGCAATTGGTTCAAACTGGAAAGAACGGAATATGTCAGCGGGTATTTGCTCAACTTTCGACGAATACTTTTTTTTGCCCCTGACACGCAATCGACCTGACGCGGCGGCGCGGAGCATGATGTTGTTAAGAACATTTTGCTCGTGGTTCGATATACTTCCTACTGACGGCTCAAAACCGTTTTCTGCCTCCCATCCTTCCCAAAACCTTTCAAACGCACCTTTATCTGCTGCGCCATACGCAATAAAATTGTAAGCCCCGTAGAGGTCGTAATGGTCATCGAGAAATGAAAAGTCTTCCATTCTGGTGTTTATCCGTCGTCTGCCAATGAGAGGTTCGCCTTGCCTGAAGCCATCATAATATTTTCACCGTGCGCCTCCATTGCTTCTCGTGCAGGGTCATCGCCGAGACGGGCATAAATCAGCGTTGTCGCAATGTTTGAATGTCGAAGCGCTGATTTAATAACGTTCAGATCAACGCCAGTTTGAGTTAACCAGCTTCCTACAGACCGCCGTAAATCATGCAATTGCAAATCTTCGACCTCTGCTGCTTTGCGAACTCGACGCCATGCCTTGTCAATGTTAACGATGTGCTTCCCTTTAATTCTTCCGGGGAACAGGTAATGGTTCTTTTCTTCTGCTGGTATCGCGTTAATTATCGCCATAGCGGAGGCACTAAGCGTTACTTCCTGTTCTTCACCTGATTTCGTATCAGGAAGCCGGAGCATTTGCCGAGAATTGTCTATGTCTGACCGTTTCACCCGTAAAAGCTCGTTCTTGCGCAGGCCCGTCAAAAGATAAAGCCACATGGCAGAGCGAACATAAATACTCTGCTCCTTATCAATTGCCTTTGCGAGTGCAGGAAGTTCCTCTTGGGTTACAAATCGCTTGCGCTTGTACTCCCTGAATTTCTTGATACCCGTCGCGGGGTTCTCTGTTCCCTTGTCCATAAAATACCAGCTTTGCGCTTTCTCAAAGATGACGCGCAGGAGGTCTAAGGTCCGGTTGGCTTCATATGGCGCATTGACGCCAACCCTGGCATGAAGGGCGCTCACGTCATCTCGATTGATAGATGCGACAAGGCGGCTGTTCCAGGACGCGGGTATGTGGCGGTTGAGTCTGCTTTCGTCTGTCTTCCATGTTTTCTTGTGAGGTTTTGCGTGGTCTTGAATGTATTTGTCGCAAAGTTCTTTGAAATTTTTACCCTGGGAATGCTTTTTTCGTTCCTCTAACGGGTCCTTACCATCACGAACATCGACACGGTGTGCTTTTGCCCTATCCCTAGCCTGTTCAAGAGTGAGATCTGCGCCGAACCTGCCAAGAGTAAGAAGCCGTTTGCGACCCTGCGCCCTGTACCTGAGAATGAAAGCCTTTTTGCCAGAGGGGTAGATACGAACACCGAAGCCGGGGATAGTTTCATCCCATCGAACATCTGTTCCGCCAGCATAGACGAAGCTGTCAATTGACCGCTTGGTGAGTTTATGTATGCTTTGAGTGACCATTTCGAGTGACCTATAAGTGACCGCTCTATACAGTATCATATGGGGTATATTCAGTAAACCACGTAATGTGTAACAAGAGAAATCCTTGATAAATGGGGGGTTACAGTAACACAGAGTATAGTCGCGTATCTAAGAACAGTTGAATGGCATTCAAGAGGTCGTCGGTTCGATCCCGTCTGGCTCCACCATTACCCTCTTTCACAGAGGGTAATTTTACATTTCAGTAAAAATGCATGGCAAAGCGCCAGCTTTCTCATTCACAGATAAACCGTATTTTATCGAATTCAGCTCGCAAATTGGATACTTCGTCGGCTAGAGATTCTGGGCTATTTGTTGTGAGAGCTCTTGCAATGAGTGTGGCCAGGGGTCTGACGCTCTCTTTTGTGACGCCCCATCGTACAAGTTCAGGGGTTCCGATCCGTAGGCCGTTGAGATCGCCGGCTACGTCTGCCAAAGGTAACCCGATGCCACAGGCAAGGAAACCCGCTTGCCGGAGCTTTTTCGAAGCCGCTTGTCCGCCACCGAATGGAGCAGCTTCAATCGCAAATTGGTGAGATTCCGTGAAGCCATTATTCTTTGCAAATATGGGAATGGAGAGGAAATCGAGCTCTTCTGCGAGTGATTTAGCAACATCTATCATGGCCTTGGCATATGCTGTACCATGGGACTTCCAATCCAGCATAGTGATAGCGAGGGCTGCGGATTTTGCAGCATCAAAATTTGCCGTCATACCGGGAAACGCAATGGTGTCCAGCCGTTCAGCAATTTTGGCATCATTACTTACAATTAGCCCACCCGCGGGTCCAGCGAGACTTTTATAGGTACTCATGGTCATCAAATGAGCACCTTCGGCTAACGGGTTCGGCCAGGCTCTTCCGGCAATCATGCCGCATTGGTGGGCGGCATCAAATAAAACTTTAGCGCCAACTTCATCCGCTATTTCCCGAATTTCGCTCACCGGATGTGGAAACAGGTTCAAGCTGCCGCCAATGGTTATGAGTTTCGGCTGGACTGTTCGGGCAAGGTTTCTTAAGCCTGCAACATCAACTGTAAATCCATCTGCATTTACGGGGGCTTCATGGATGTTCAGCCCATACAAGCCCGCACAGCCTCCTTTGTGATGGGTCACGTGACCGCCAATGGAAGCCGGGGGAACAATGATATGATCTCCGGGCTGACAAACGGCCATAAACCCATAGAGGTTCGACAGCGCTCCAGAGGCGACACGAATCTCAGCATAATTCGCTTGAAAGACTTCGGCACAAAGTTCTGCACAGATAACTTCTATCTCTTCAATTGCTTCTAGGCCCATTTCGTATTTGTCGCCTGGATAACCAAGGGAGGGGCGTGATCCAAGGCCTGCGGAAAGAGCAGCTTCCGCACGAGGATTCATAACATTGGTTGCTGGATTGAGATTGAAACAGTCTTTTTCATGAATTTCGCGATTGCGATGAATCAATTGATCAATTCGATTATTGACTGTGGCAGCATTTGACCCGGACGTATTTTGTGCCAACTGCTGAATATAGGTTTCGCTCTGCTTCGGAACCCAGGTGCGTCTGATCAATGCGGTCATATCTGTTACCCTTTATTTTTAATGGACCAAATAGAGCAAAAATACTTGTTGTGGGCAAATGAGTATTACTATTTACTAGACGTAGAAAATCTAGGGGTCAAAATGGCGATCAACCCACCTCGACCAAAAATGCCGGCACTTAATGCATTGCGGGCTTTTGAGGCGGCTGCGCGGTTAGGTAGCTTTACTTACGCGGCTGAAGAGCTCTT
It includes:
- a CDS encoding tyrosine-type recombinase/integrase, whose translation is MVTQSIHKLTKRSIDSFVYAGGTDVRWDETIPGFGVRIYPSGKKAFILRYRAQGRKRLLTLGRFGADLTLEQARDRAKAHRVDVRDGKDPLEERKKHSQGKNFKELCDKYIQDHAKPHKKTWKTDESRLNRHIPASWNSRLVASINRDDVSALHARVGVNAPYEANRTLDLLRVIFEKAQSWYFMDKGTENPATGIKKFREYKRKRFVTQEELPALAKAIDKEQSIYVRSAMWLYLLTGLRKNELLRVKRSDIDNSRQMLRLPDTKSGEEQEVTLSASAMAIINAIPAEEKNHYLFPGRIKGKHIVNIDKAWRRVRKAAEVEDLQLHDLRRSVGSWLTQTGVDLNVIKSALRHSNIATTLIYARLGDDPAREAMEAHGENIMMASGKANLSLADDG
- the glyA gene encoding serine hydroxymethyltransferase produces the protein MTALIRRTWVPKQSETYIQQLAQNTSGSNAATVNNRIDQLIHRNREIHEKDCFNLNPATNVMNPRAEAALSAGLGSRPSLGYPGDKYEMGLEAIEEIEVICAELCAEVFQANYAEIRVASGALSNLYGFMAVCQPGDHIIVPPASIGGHVTHHKGGCAGLYGLNIHEAPVNADGFTVDVAGLRNLARTVQPKLITIGGSLNLFPHPVSEIREIADEVGAKVLFDAAHQCGMIAGRAWPNPLAEGAHLMTMSTYKSLAGPAGGLIVSNDAKIAERLDTIAFPGMTANFDAAKSAALAITMLDWKSHGTAYAKAMIDVAKSLAEELDFLSIPIFAKNNGFTESHQFAIEAAPFGGGQAASKKLRQAGFLACGIGLPLADVAGDLNGLRIGTPELVRWGVTKESVRPLATLIARALTTNSPESLADEVSNLRAEFDKIRFICE